TGCTTTCTGTTAGCTGTTTTTTTACAATGAAACAAATTGGAAAAGAAAAGGGGCTGTTTGAGATGAAAATATATACGCGAACTGGGGATAAAGGGACAACATCATTGATTTATGGAGATCGTGTAAAGAAATACAATCCACAGGTAAAAGCATATGGTACATGTGATGAAGCGAATTCGTTAATCGGATTAGGTATGTCACATTTAAAAAAGGAAAAGGAAGAACTATACCAAGAAGTATATTCTATTTTCCATCGTATCCAAACAGTATTATTTCATGTAGGAGCAGAATTGGCAACTCCAAAAGGAAAAAAAGTAATGTGGGAAATACAAGAAAAGGATATTGAAATCTTGGAAGAAACAATGGACGAATGGGATCAAAAATTACCTACCTTAACAAACTTTGTACTGCCTGGAGGTTCGAATGCGGGTGCTACATTGCATGTGGCACGAACGGTTGTCAGAAGAGCAGAAAGAAGTGCTGTGGAAATTGGGGAAGATGTTAATCCATTAGTACTTGCGTATTTAAATCGTCTTTCTGACTTTTTGTTTGTCGGAGCACGTTACATTAATCAAAAGTTGCAGGAAGTAGAACGTACGCTACATCAAGAGGAAGAGAACTAGTAGATTGTTGGGAGTAAGAACGGTTTGTTTGACAAGACCGTTCTTTTGCATGTAAACTAATTATAAATAGTATAAATTAATAATTAATGTTAAATAATAAAGTATGGGGGTGCATGACGATGGGAGATACAGTATTAAAAGAAGCAATTGCAACATTAAAGTCATCTGGTGTAAGAATTACACCACAACGTCATGCCATATTAGAATATTTGATCGAATCCATGTCACATCCAACAGCAGATGAAATTTTTAAAGCATTAGAAGATAATTTTCCAAATATGAGTGTAGCAACTGTATACAATAATTTGCGTGTATTCAAAGAAGCAGGGTTAGTAAAAGAATTGACCTATGGAGATGCATCAAGTCGCTTTGACTGGGTTACGACAGAGCATTACCATGCCATTTGTGAAGAGTGTGGAAAAATTGTAGATTTTTATTATCCTATTTTAAATGAAGTGGAATCTGTAGCACAGCATGTTACAGGATTTAAAGTAAATTCACATCGCATGGAAGTATATGGCATATGTCTGGAATGTCAACAAAATAAAAAACATTAAAAAACTGAAAGCAACTACGAATTGCTTTCAGTTTTTTTTCCGTATTTTTTGCTGTTGTATTTCTCGTCGAATTCTATCCCATCTAAGTTAGGATCTAATGTAATCGGTTGATTACAATGCATACAAGCATCTACGCGACCTAATATTTTGGTCGGTTTATTACAAGTTGGACAGATAACTTGTACGGTTTTCGTTGATAGCATACCAATCCAAAAGTAAACAACAGTACTCAAAATGATTGCTATAAATCCAAGAACCATAAAGATTGTCATTACAATTGGACTCTTCTTAAAGAAAATCCCAATATACATAATAAAGAAACCAATAAATATTAAACTTAATGCAAAAGTTCGAATTCGATTAATTTTGCTTTTTTGTTTTGTGTTATTTTTAGTCATTGTTTGCCCTCCTACTTCATTCATAATATAGCATGATAATTGATTATACAACAATGATAACTGTTTAAAAATAAAAGGAATTGCTTATGAATTTGTCGAAATTAGAAAGACAATAAGTATGTAGATAAAAAAAGAGTAGGTAGATATTTTATCTTTTTTAGTGCAAAATAAATGATTTTTGTTTAGGATAAATGACGGGATAGACAGACGAAAAGAAGAAACTATTTTTTTGTGAATTCTAGTGGGATGAAAAAGAATAAATGATGATATAGATAAAGAAAAAGTGTGAGGATGGAATGTCTTATGGAAAAAGTTTTAACAAATATATATGAAGTATTTAAAAAAGATGAAAATACAAAAGGAATTGTAGCGTATGAATCTAAGCAAACATTTAATGCAAGTACGGACCATTTTCATATGATTATGTTAGTAATCATCCATAGCTCAAAAACCATTTATCAAATTAAACACTATCAATATTTACAACGTAAAATAGCAGTTTATACGATGGACGAAAGAACACTGCATCATTTATTGATTACTGGAGAATCTAAACGATTAGTGCGTTGGTTACTAAATGGTGAAATCATTTTTGAACGGGATTTATTTATGACGAAGACCATTAAATTATTAAAGGCATTTCCTGTAGACGAGCGGCAAAAAAAAATGGGTGTAGAGTTTGCGAAGTTTTTATTTCATTTTACAAAAGCAAAAGAATTGTTTGGTTACCAACACCATTTCGATTCCTATAATCATGTCGTACATGCATTGCATCATTTAGCTCATCTTGCGGTTGCGGAGTATGGTGTCCATCCAGAATTAACTGTTTGGAAACAAGTAAAAGAAATTGACCTAGAAACATATAAATTATACGAAGAATTCATTACTAGTAATGAATTGTTAGAGAAAAAATTAGAATTATTATTTTTAGCATGTGATTTTTCTGTTGTAACAAAACTAAAAATGGGTTCTTTGCATCTAGTGAATATTATGCAAAAGAGAAATAGACTATGGTCGATTCAAGA
The genomic region above belongs to Massilibacterium senegalense and contains:
- a CDS encoding YgzB family protein, which encodes MTKNNTKQKSKINRIRTFALSLIFIGFFIMYIGIFFKKSPIVMTIFMVLGFIAIILSTVVYFWIGMLSTKTVQVICPTCNKPTKILGRVDACMHCNQPITLDPNLDGIEFDEKYNSKKYGKKTESNS
- a CDS encoding nucleotidyltransferase-like protein, translated to MEKVLTNIYEVFKKDENTKGIVAYESKQTFNASTDHFHMIMLVIIHSSKTIYQIKHYQYLQRKIAVYTMDERTLHHLLITGESKRLVRWLLNGEIIFERDLFMTKTIKLLKAFPVDERQKKMGVEFAKFLFHFTKAKELFGYQHHFDSYNHVVHALHHLAHLAVAEYGVHPELTVWKQVKEIDLETYKLYEEFITSNELLEKKLELLFLACDFSVVTKLKMGSLHLVNIMQKRNRLWSIQDLVRQEELKMYSLYLVTLLEFLVEKDIVKVVGVETTIANLNERLYFVEKSS
- a CDS encoding cob(I)yrinic acid a,c-diamide adenosyltransferase, encoding MKIYTRTGDKGTTSLIYGDRVKKYNPQVKAYGTCDEANSLIGLGMSHLKKEKEELYQEVYSIFHRIQTVLFHVGAELATPKGKKVMWEIQEKDIEILEETMDEWDQKLPTLTNFVLPGGSNAGATLHVARTVVRRAERSAVEIGEDVNPLVLAYLNRLSDFLFVGARYINQKLQEVERTLHQEEEN
- the perR gene encoding peroxide-responsive transcriptional repressor PerR is translated as MGDTVLKEAIATLKSSGVRITPQRHAILEYLIESMSHPTADEIFKALEDNFPNMSVATVYNNLRVFKEAGLVKELTYGDASSRFDWVTTEHYHAICEECGKIVDFYYPILNEVESVAQHVTGFKVNSHRMEVYGICLECQQNKKH